From the genome of Triticum aestivum cultivar Chinese Spring chromosome 3B, IWGSC CS RefSeq v2.1, whole genome shotgun sequence, one region includes:
- the LOC123065485 gene encoding protein trichome birefringence-like 21 produces the protein MVLLIKLLFVPATVFLSALIILSYFTSVPYLSYSDLPYYGSYFWRIPKCDIYQGEWVPDADTPPQYTNETCSYIQEHQNCMKYGRPDLEFLRWRWQPSRCDLPRFDADKFFRLVGNKTLAFVGDSLARNHMQSLLCLLSKVASPTEVTERTDPIKIMHYERYNFTLKIIWSPFLVRTEEPDNNSGVFKLYLDEPDGRWLSGVAGFDYVILSGANWFTRQSMFYERGQLVGGSFVALNITSNLTLRYSHRMAFRTALRAINNHGSVKAKVIVRTLSPMSHFEGGSWDKGGDCRRTQPYRSNETTMGDLDLDFYTGQVEEFREAEKAAAVAGVDMVLMDTTGAMLLRPDGHPSRYGHWPEEKRVLSNDCIHWCLPGPVDAWNDMLLQIMSD, from the exons ATGGTTCTGCTCATCAAGCTTCTCTTCGTCCCCGCCACCGTGTTCCTCTCGGCGCTCATCATTTTGTCCTACTTCACCAGCGTGCCGTACCTGAGCTACTCCGACCTCCCCTACTACGGGTCCTACTTCTGGCGGATCCCCAAGTGCGACATCTACCAGGGCGAGTGGGTCCCGGACGCGGACACGCCGCCGCAGTACACCAACGAAACGTGCTCCTACATCCAGGAGCACCAGAACTGCATGAAGTACGGCCGGCCGGACTTGGAGTTCCTGAGGTGGCGGTGGCAGCCGAGCCGGTGCGACCTCCCGCGGTTTGACGCCGACAAGTTCTTCCGGCTCGTTGGGAACAAGACGCTCGCGTTCGTAGGGGACTCACTCGCCAGGAACCACATGCAGTCCCTACTCTGCCTCTTGTCCAAG GTGGCGTCGCCGACGGAGGTGACGGAGAGGACGGACCCCATCAAGATAATGCACTACGAGCGCTACAACTTCACCCTAAAAATCATCTGGTCGCCTTTCCTGGTGAGGACGGAGGAGCCGGACAACAACTCCGGTGTGTTCAAGCTCTACCTCGACGAGCCCGACGGCAGGTGGTTGTCCGGCGTGGCCGGGTTCGACTACGTGATCCTCTCGGGGGCCAACTGGTTCACGCGCCAGTCCATGTTCTACGAGAGGGGGCAGCTCGTCGGCGGCAGCTTCGTCGCGCTCAACATCACCAGCAACCTCACGCTGCGCTACTCCCACCGGATGGCGTTCCGGACAGCGCTTCGGGCCATCAACAATCACGGCAGCGTGAAGGCGAAAGTCATCGTGCGGACGCTGTCGCCGATGTCTCACTTCGAGGGAGGGTCGTGGGACAAGGGCGGGGACTGCCGCCGGACGCAGCCGTACCGGAGCAACGAGACGACGATGGGTGACCTGGACCTCGACTTCTACACGGGGCAGGTGGAGGAGTTCAGGGAGGCGGAGAAAGCGGCCGCGGTTGCGGGAGTGGACATGGTGCTCATGGACACGACGGGCGCCATGCTGCTGCGGCCGGACGGACACCCGAGCAGATACGGGCACTGGCCGGAAGAGAAGCGGGTACTCTCCAACGACTGCATCCACTGGTGTCTGCCCGGGCCGGTCGATGCCTGGAACGACATGTTGCTTCAAATCATGTCAGACTAG